Proteins encoded by one window of Macaca fascicularis isolate 582-1 chromosome 10, T2T-MFA8v1.1:
- the ARHGAP40 gene encoding rho GTPase-activating protein 40 — MAEPALLPAAQMERLAPAPLASPCPRIPRARVARRCAQRWADRGCSSGPSSGRMNQFPQKNPLQPRPAGCSHSRLSSAESSSMDGFWMEVERIQQRDELREEDSGGNEGQLPEEGEAESQWLQDTGLLGLLGGLGLDSDHKELLSTLTQTQVAAVCRRLDIYARSVRRQHKTPARDVRDVFGVFNSAKMSSENGDSGMKGTQLSSGASKSPPAAEPGGPQEQAGREEAFNMDSAYSEQAAVLLQKSRPSQGGTSAWGKCSLPKFTIPKGRLGVTRIGDLSLQDMRKVPSLALIELTALCDVLGLDLKRSKAGKWKAAETRLFGVPLDSLLEADHKVLPSTQVPLVLQALLSCLEKRGLDTEGILRVPGSQARVKGLEQKLERDFYAGLFSWDEVHHNDASDLLKRFIRKLPTPLLTAEYLPAFAVVPNIPDLKQRLQVLHLLILILPEPNRNALKALLEFLRKVVAREQHNKMTLWNVSTVMAPNLFLHHGRPPKLPKGKEKQLAEGAAEVVRIMVHYQDLLWTVASFLVAQVRKLNDSSSRRPQLCDAGLKTWLRRMHADRDKAGDSLEATPKVAKIQVVWPIKDPLKVPLTPSTKVAHVLRQFTEHLSTGSKGQEGSEDMNSLLLHHRPMESANILLYEVGGNINEHRLDPDAYLLDLYRANPHGEWVLKQSPT; from the exons CTCTGGCCCCTCCTCAGGCCGAATGAATCAGTTTCCCCAGAAGAATCCCCTGCAACCACGCCCTGCCGGCTGTTCCCACTCCCGGCTGTCCTCGGCGGAGAGCTCCAGCATGGATGGCTTTTGGATGGAGGTGGAACGGATCCAACAGAGAGATGAGCTGAGGGAAGAGGACAGTGGCGGGAATGAAGGCCAGCTTCCAGAGG AAGGGGAAGCCGAATCCCAGTGGCTGCAGGACACAGGCCTGTTGGGCCTCCTTGGTGGCCTGGGCTTGGACAGCGATCACAAGGAGCTCCTGTCCACCCTGACACAGACCCAGGTGGCCGCTGTGTGCCGCCGGCTGGACATCTATGCTCGCTCAGTGCGAAGACAACACAAGACACCTGCCAGGGATGTCAGGGACGTCTTCGGGGTCTTCAATTCAGCG AAAATGTCATCAGAGAATGGGGACTCCGGTATGAAGGGGACCCAGCTCAGTTCCGGGGCCTCTAAGTCTCCTCCAG CAGCAGAGCCTGGGGGGCCGCAGGAGCAGGCTGGGAGGGAAGAAGCCTTCAACATGGACTCTGCCTACTCAGAACAAGCTGCGGTGCTCCTGCAGAAGAGCAGGCCATCCCAGGGAGGCACCTCTGCCTGGGGCAAGTGTTCCCTGCCG AAGTTTACCATCCCCAAAGGCAGACTTGGCGTGACGAGGATAGGAGACTTGTCCCTGCAGGATATGAGGAAGGTACCTTCTCTGGCCCTCATAGAGCTGACCGCGCTCTGTGACGTCCTTGGCTTGGACCTGAAGAGGAGCAAGGCGGGGAAGTGGAAAGCGGCAG AAACTCGCCTCTTCGGTGTGCCCCTTGACAGCCTGCTAGAAGCTGACCACAAAGTCCTCCCCAGCACACAGGTCCCACTGGTCCTTCAGGCC CTGCTGTCCTGTTTGGAAAAGAGAGGACTGGACACGGAAGGCATTCTCAGGGTGCCCGGATCCCAGGCCAGGGTCAAG GGGCTGGAACAGAAGCTGGAGAGAGACTTCTATGCTGGCCTTTTTAGCTGGGACGAGGTTCATCACAATGACGCCTCCGATTTGCTCAAAAGGTTCATCCGGAAGCTGCCGACGCCTTTGCTCACGGCTGAGTACCTCCCGGCCTTCGCTGTGGTGCCCA ACATCCCCGACCTGAAGCAGCGCCTGCAGGTTCTTCACCTGCTCATCCTCATCCTCCCAGAACCCAACAGAAATGCCTTAAAG GCGCTGCTGGAATTCCTCAGGAAGGTGGTGGCCCGGGAACAGCACAACAAGATGACTCTGTGGAATGTTTCCACCGTGATGGCCCCTAACCTCTTTCTGCACCATGGGCGGCCCCCCAAACTCCCCaaaggcaaggagaagcagcTGGCAGAGGGGGCAGCCGAGGTGGTGCGGATAATGGTGCACTACCAGGATCTGCTGTGGACG GTCGCCTCTTTCCTGGTCGCCCAGGTGCGAAAACTGAACGACAGCAGCAGCAGGCGCCCTCAGCTCTGCGACGCGGGCCTCAAGACTTGGCTGCGGAGGATGCACGCAGATAGGGACAAGGCGGGGGACAGCCTCGAGGCG acTCCCAAGGTGGCAAAGATCCAGGTGGTCTGGCCTATCAAGGATCCCTTGAAGGTGCCTCTCACCCCCAGCACCAAAGTGGCCCACGTCCTAAGGCAGTTCACAGAGCACCTCAGCACTGGTTCCAAGGGTCAAGAAGGCAGTGAGGACATGAACAGTCTCCTTCTACA CCACAGGCCCATGGAGTCAGCCAACATCCTCCTCTATGAAGTTGGAGGGAATATCA ATGAGCATCGCCTGGACCCAGATGCCTACCTCTTAGATCTGTACCGTGCCAACCCACATGGCGAGTGGGTCCTTAAACAGAGCCCCACCTAA